TGTAAATTTTATCTATAAATTTTGGCTCCACTCCAGCCTTTAAGGCACTATCAACCTTACCGCTTAAAACCAGAGCAGTCCTCATTCCAAGCTCTTTAGCACCTACCAAATCACCCTTTGCATCGTCGCTTATTATCAAAACATCTTTAAAATTTGCATTAAAGCCTTGCGAATTTAATAACCTTAAAGCGGCTCTATAAAACTCCTTGCTTGGCTTACCTACTACTTTGTATTCTTGTCCTGTGGCGTAGTTTAGCATCTTAGCTATGGCTCCCACACCAGGGTAACTTTTAGAATTTTTTTTATATATGCTGGTTTCACTCATAGCAATTAGTTTTGCGCCGCTTTGTAAAATCTCTATCATATTGCTAAATTCATCAAATTTAAAATCATCCCCGCTCGCTACCAAAACAGCCTTAGCTAAATTTGAAAACTCTAACTCATATCCTAAATTTTGCAATACTTTTTTGAATTTATCAGAACCAAAGGCGACTACCTGGCAAGTGGGCAAAATATCTTTTAAAACATAAAAAGGATCTATGTACGCCTTATCTTTGATATCAAGCCCCTTGTCTCGCAACTCTTTTAAAAAATCCAAACTACTAAATTTTGTATTATTCGTAATCACTACGTATGGAATTTTTTTAAAATTTAAAAAATCTATAAGCTCTTTTGCCCCATTTATAAGGCTTTTATCGCTATCGCTTATCAGGGTTCCTTGAACATCGATAAAGATCAAATCAGATCCTTTTCAAGCGCTATTAGATCTTCAAAACTCTCACGCTTTCTAATTAAAAAATCTTTCCCGTCTTTTATGCCGACTTCAGCGGCTCTTGGACGAGAGTTATAATTGCTACTCATCGTAAAACCGTATGCACCAGCAGATCTTATCACGAGCAAATCATCACTATCACAAGGTGGTAAATTTATATTTTTAGCCAAGAAATCCCCACTCTCGCATATTGGTCCGACTACGTCACACTCGCTCTCGCTACCCTCTTTACCAACTATTGAAATTTTATGATACGCTCCGTAAAGGCTTGGGCGAATTAGATCATTCATAGCCCCGTCAACCACTACAAAACGCTTTTGTTTATTAAATTTCTCATATAAAACTCTAGTTAAAAAATATCCGCAATTGCCCACTATAAATCGTCCTGGCTCGCAGACTATAGTGACATCAAGTCCGCTAAGAGTACTTAAAATCCCTTGAGCATAATCGTATAAATTAGGCTCTTCCTCGCCATCATATACTATGCCAACTCCGCCTCCGACATCAAAAAATTTAATATCTATCTCTATAGCCTTTAGCTCTCTAAGCAGGTTTGAAACCACTCTTGAAGCCTCTATTATCGGGGTTATGTCAGTAAGTTGAGAGCCTATATGTGAATGTATGCCAATAGGTTCGAGAAAAGGCGAATTTTTAGCATGCAGATACATTTTTTTTGCAGTTGTTATATCTACACCGAATTTATTCTCATTTAGTCCGGTTGAGATATAAGGATGAGTTTTGGCATCTATATCAGGATTTACTCTAATGCTTATACGAGCGATTTTGCCAAGATCTTGAGCAATTTTTTCTAGCCTATACATCTCGGCTTCACTCTCTAAATTTATCATCAAAATTTCATTCTCGAGTACAAATTTTAGCTCGTCATCCCTTTTGCCAACTCCACTTAAAATGATCTGATATCTTTTTGCTCCGGCAGTTAAGGCGCGTCTTACCTCTCCTATACTTACACAGTCAAACCCAGCTCCAAGAGAGGCTAAAAGTTTCAAAATGCTTAAATTTGAATTTGCTTTTACAGCATAACAAACCAAAGATTTTCGTGCATGAAATGCTTTTTTTAGAGTTTCATAGCGTGAAGCTATATGATTAAAGTCATATACATAAAGAGGAGTCCCATAAACTTGAGCCAAATTTTCAAAATTCATCGATCTAACCTTAATAAAAATAGGTAGATTTTACTTGAATTTTGCCTAAAACTCTCTTAACGGTTACGAAAGTAAAGATATAGGGCAAAGCCCGATAGACAAAATAGTGGCAATATAACTCCAATTTCTGGCAAAATTATAGAGTTATGTGCAAATTTCATCAGTACAAAAAAAGTTCCCCAGCTACAAAGCGTAACTATAATAAACACAAAACTCGTGAGTGCTAAATTAAAAAAACGTCCTGTAACGGGCAAAAAGTAGTATATGATAAGAACCGTAATGGGAGCAAAAAATGGCGAAAATAAGAGGCTATAAAGAGTTGTTTTAGCAGAATTTAGTCCAACTCCCTCTTTTTCAAAAGCAGTAATAAAATCAAAAGCATCAGGAATTGATAGCGATGAATTTGACTGATATGCACTCTCTATCGTCTTTGGCTTAAACCCATCAAGCGCAATAAGATTTTCATGGTGTTTGATATCAAGACCATCTTTGCCAAGTTCTATAACTTTAGGCATGGTCGTGACATTCGCATCTTTTAAAGTCCATTTATTCTCATTAAATTTTGCCTCGCTACTAAAAGTAGCACTTAACAACTTGCCGTCCATCACATCAAAAATTCTCACATCGCGTATATTTGCACTTACAGGATTTAGCTCGTCTATATATACAAATTTGCCTCCGAATTTTAAAAAAATATCAGAGCTAATGCCTGAAATTTGTGATGTTTTTATCAAATTTCTTTGAAATTCATAAGAGTATGCAAATGGTGTAAAATTAAGCCCTATATAAATTAAAGTTATAAAAATTGATATAAAAAAAGGTGGTTTGATAAGAGCGTTTTTACTTACTCCAAGGGCGTAAAAGCTAACAAGCTCATTGCTCCTAATCATGTTAAATTTGGTAATAATCAAAGCAAAAATCAAAGAAAGTGGCAAAACATAGCCGATCGCAGCCATTGAAGTAAGCGTAAAATATAGCAATTTTAGATTCGCACTTGAAGGCATATCTTTTAAATTTGTCAAAATATCAATGCCGGTATAAAACAAAACTAATGAAAAAAATATAATCAGAAATGATTTAAAATAGTTCCAGCCAACATATTTTGCATACAAATTCACGCGCATATGCCTTTTTTACTAGAATATTTTTGTGAAATAGTATTAATATCGCTTTTAATAAGCTCCGTTACAGCCTCTTTTGTATAATTTAAAACTTTTTTAAGACACTCACTCTCATCTTGGCTAAAATCTCCTAAAACATGCCCGGTAACACTTGAATTTTGAGACCTTCCTATGCCTACTCTAACTCGCTCATAATCGCTTCCTATTAAGGAATCGATGGACTTTATACCGTTATGACCTCCACTGCTGCCACCTATCTTAAATTTAACTACTCCAAGTTTTAGATCCAAATCATCATGAATGACAATTATGCGTTCAGGCTTATAAAAGTCATTTACTGCTTTTACACTATTTCCGGATAAGTTCATAAAAGTTTGAGGTTTTAGCAGGAGTAAATTTGAAAATTTAAAAAGTTCACCTTGAAATTTTGAAGATGTTACATCTGTAAATTTTTCATTTTTAAGCAGGTCTATAAGCATAAACCCGATATTGTGTCTTGTTTTTTCATATTGTGGACCGGGATTTCCCAGCCCAACTATAAGGTTCAAAGCCTTGCCTTAATTATTTAGCTTTGACAACTCCAACTACGGCGACATGGCCTGCATCAACCATTGTAACGCCTGCTGGAACTGAAATATCTCTTACTAAGATAGTATCTTCGACATCAAGTTTGCTTACGTCAAGATCAAATGCGTTTGGTAAATTTTCAGCTGCACATTTTACTGCGAGCCTTTTTTTAGATTGAACTAAAACACCTTTATTTTTAAGACCAATTGGAGTTCCAAAAGGCTTAACAGGGATCATGTATTTTGAGATAACTCCTGGAAGGGCTACTTTTAGATCAACATGCTTAAGCGCATTTGTAATAGGATCTTTTTGATACTCAACTATAACGACTTTTAAGGTCTTGTCGCCAACTTTTACATCAAACGCAAGGTTCTCTTTTTTGCGAGCCTCTTTGATAAATTCATTTACCTTAAATGCCGCTTCGATATTCTCTAATCCCTTGCCGTAAATGTTCGCGATTAGATAACCATCTCTTCTTAAAGCTTTAGCAGCTTTTTTACCGATACTCTCTCTAACGATACCTTCTAACATCGTATTCCTTTCATGAAAAATAAGTGCTGATGATACCAAAATATTTATAAATTTATACTTTAATAGTTGCTCATAGTAAAAGTATATAGTTTATATCTCTTTAAGAGCTATTATGCCCTCGTTGTCCCTGGTTTCATTATCAGAATTTTCTAATAACATCTTACGCTTAGCGAGATCTGCATTTTTAATTCTTAATTCAAGATCGCTTCTTCTGCTTGATTTTTCTAAAGCTTCATGTTTGTCTATTATGCCTTCATTATAAAGCTCAAGAAGATGTTGCTCGAAAGTTTGCATACCATAAGTATTCCTACTCTGCTCTATGGCATCATAAATTTCATCCTCTCTACCATCTAGTATCATATCTTTGATTCTGGTATTTTTTACAAGTACTTCAACGGCTACGCGCCTTTTGTCATCTACCGTCCTAACAAATCTTTGGCATATGATAGCTTCTACAACCGAAGAAAATGTCATCTTAATACGATTTTGCTCCTCTTTTGGAAACATATTTATAACACGACCCACAGTCTCTTTTGCATCAAGGGTGTGCAGAGTAGCTAAAACCAAGTGTCCTGTTTCAGCAGCAGCCATGGCTGTTCTAATAGTCTCTAAGTCTCTCATCTCTCCAACAAGTATCACATCAGGGTCCTCACGAAGGGCTGCTCGCAATGCATCAGAAAAGTTATGTACATCTTGACCTATACCTCTTTGATTTATAATGCTCTTTTCTTCTGAAAAGATAAATTCTATAGGATCCTCAATTGTAATAATATGTCTATTTTTATTTTTATTGATATAATTAATCATACTTGATAAAGTAGTTGTCTTGCCACTTCCCGTAGGTCCTGTTACAAGTATAAATCCACGGTTTACATTATTACAAAGCTTCTCAAGAACAGGTGGTAAAAACAGATCTTGCATATTTGGAATTTTAGTTGGTATCGTTCTAAATACCATAGAAACACCATCTATTTGGAAAAAAGCATTAGCACGAAAACGATAATCTTCATTTAGTTTGTATGTAAAATCTACACTTTTTTTGACAACTAAATTATCAAAATTTGTTCTTAAAATCTCTTTAGTAAGAGCCATAGCATCTTCATAACTCAAAATATCATCGCTCATTTTTTGAATTTCACCGTTGTACCTACCTCTAATAACCCCATTTGCCCTTATGTGTAAATCGCTTCCACCCTTTGAAACAAGTTCTGAAAGATAAGCATCTAACTTTTTTCTTTGCAAATATCCAAAATCTAATTCTGATTGTTGTTGTAAATTTTCCATTTCAAGTTCCAAATTTTATTCTTGCTTTAACGCCTTCATTATGTCGTCATAAGCCTGTAAAAACTGTTTAAGACCATCACTTAAAAGCTCTTTATAGACTCTATTCATATCTATACCGGCTCTAGAGACAACCTCAAAAAACTTCTCTATACTATCCTCGCTAACCGCCTTTTTAGGCTCACTCTTTTGCTCGAGAAATGCTTTAATGGTATCAAGCGGAGCTGTATTTATAGAGTTTTCATACATAAGCTCTCTTATGTAGTAATCTTTTCTTAAATCATCTCCTTTTACTCCTGTACTTGCAAAAAGCGCTCTAACATTATCTAACTTTCTATTTTGTATGATTGTATAAATTTTAGTAGCATTCATTATGCCTATCTGCCCAGTAGGAAGAGATTTTTCTCGCATCACTCCATCAAGAAGCCTATCAAATCTGCTTACAAATATACTGATTACGCCCTTTGGTGTTTTTGTATTCGGGAATTTTTTCTGATACTCTTTAGCGCCACTTTCAAAAGCATCAAGACATTTAATAGCCTGATCTGGAGAAAATATCAAAGTAGCATTTACAGGAATTCCTCTAGCCATCAAAGCGCTCATAGCGTCAAACCCTGCATTCGTAGCCGGAATTTTGATCATAACATTTGGCATCATAACTGTATTAAACAGCCTAACCCCCTCTTCAATAGTGCCTTGCGTATCGTTGCATAAGTTTGGATCTACTTCGATACTAACAAATCCATCATCGTCATCGGCATAGTTTTTGATAAGCCTATCTGCAGCAATTTTAATATCTTGCACGGCTAAAATTTCATAAATTTGCTTTTCATGCCTTCTTTCATTCTCTTTAATCGTACTCTTATATGCAGGAGAAGTCAAGAAGGCTGATTTAAATATAGCGGGATTTGAGGTTGCTCCATTGATAGTATTAGAATTTATAAGCTTTATAAATTCATTATCTAAAAAATCTCGCTCTATAAAATCACACCAAAGTGAAAATTTAACATCGTTATTAAACATATTCTCTCCCTATACTATTTTTATAATCTCTCTTAGATCTTTTGTATCCACACAATGAGTGGCTTTGGCTCTTAAAATCTCTTTTGCGCAAAAGGCTATTTTTATATTCGAATGCTCAAACATCGATAGATCGTTAGCTCCATCTCCTACGCTCATAGTTTCTTCTTTGCTAATACCAAGCAGGCTTTGCAGGCTTTGCATCATAATTCCTTTGGAAAAGCCAAACATCATCTCGCCACCAACAAGCCCGGTAAGCCTACCGTCTTTATGGTGTAAAATATTGGCAAAAGATGCGTCAAATTTAAGCTTCTTTTGCGCCCTATCCGTGCCAGAATGAAATCCGCCACTAAAAACTACAACTTTGACGCCTTTACTTTTTAAATGATCTATAAGATCAAAAGCACCGTTCATAAGCGGTAATTTTTCACAAATTTCATCAACAATAGAAAGCTCAAGACCCTTTAAATAAGCAACTCTTCTAGTAAGACTCTCAAAAAAATCAAGCTCTCCAGCCATGGCCATCCTAGTTATCTTGCTTACCTCATCTCCTACTTTACAAGCCTGAGCCAAAAAATCTATAGTCTCTCCATCCATAAGCGTGGAGTCAAAATCAAATACACAAAGCTTTATCAATTTGTAACCTTTTAAAAATCACGCTTTAAAAGAGCTTCGACTTTTAAAATCGTAAGTATATTTTGATCTCTTTTGCCTATGCCGTATATCATACCCTTGTCTTTAATCAAAGTCTCAGGCGGCGGATCTATCCTATTTCTTTTTATCCTAATGGCTTCCGTTAGCCTGTCTATGACAAAGCCTGCCACATTTTCCTCATCTTTCATTACTATATACCTAGTGCTTGGACCGGGCTTAACCGAGCCAAGAGCGAATTTCTTTCTTAAATCTATAAGAGGGATAACGCTTCCTCTTAGATTAAATACACCCAGGACATAATCCGGAACACTTGGCACGCGAGTATACTCAATAGGCTTAATAATCTCTTTTATATTTAAAATAGGTATAGCATACTCTTCTTCACCTACGATAAATCCGACAAGCTGGATTACCTCGTCTCTATCCTTTTCGGCAGGATCAGCCATCTGTTTTTTTTGTCTTTTTAGAACCTGATTTAGTTTGTCATTCATGTTCTATCCTATCAATTTAATATTTTTTCTAACTACGTTTTCAAGATATTCTGACGAATACGGCTTGGTTATGTATTCAGTCATTCCTACCTCAACACCTCTTAGTCTATCAGTCTTTGAAGTTCTAGAAGTAACGGCAATTAGCGGTAAATTTCTATATTTTGAATACTTACGAATTTCTCCGGCTAGTGTATATCCATCCATTCTAGGCATCTCAATATCTATTAAAATTGCATCAAGTGCATGCTCGCCTGATTTTACAATAGCAAGAGCCTCTACTCCATTAGTAGCCTCCAGAACAGTTACTCCAAGTGGCTCAAGGGATTTTTGCATGATAGTTCTATCCATTTTAGAGTCATCTACAATCAAGACCTTATAATCGCTTGGCTTTTCTTTAACCGCCTTTGATGATTCCATACTGGCTTTTATATCTACTTTGATATCTTTTGCCATCTCCATCATGGTTCCCACATCTACTATTAGAGTTACTCTTCCGTCTCCTCTTATCGTAGCACCAGCTATTCCAGGGATATTTTGCAAATATTCTCCCATAGATTTTATAACAACTTCTTCTTGCCCTACAAGACTATCTACTATAATTCCAAGTTTTGTTTCGGCTACGCCTATTATGACAACATAAGTCTGATCTCCGTTGTCAAATACCTGCTTTACACCGAAAATATCTGAAAGTTTTACAAGAGATAGAACTTCGTCTCTAAGTCTAAGCACATTTTTTCCATCTATTGTATATATATCATCTACAGGCACTCGCACAGTCTCAAGAACGCTTGCAAGCGGAATAGCGTAAAATTCCTCCTGAACTCCTACTAAAAGCGATTGCATAATAGCTAGAGTAAGAGGTATCTTAAGCTTCATTACCGTGCCTTTGCCGAGCTCACTCTCTATATCTATAATTCCGTTTAATTTTTCTATATTTGTCTTAACGACATCCATTCCCACGCCACGTCCACTTACGTTGGTAACTTTTGCTGCTGTCGAGAATCCAGGCTTAAATATAAGTCCGAACGCCTCTTTATTACTCATTGTATCCGCTTCTCGCTCGGTAATGATTCCTTTTTCTACAGAGCGAGCTTTTAGCATATCAGCGTCAAGACCCTTACCGTCATCAGCTATCTCTATTACGATATGATTTCCTTCATTATAGGCTTTTAGCTCGATGGTTCCTTTTTCACTTTTGCCTGCAGCAATTCTAGTTGCCGCATTTTCTATGCCGTGATCGCAAGAATTTCTAATCATATGCACAAGAGGATCGCCGATCTGTTCTACTATAGACTTATCAAGCTCTGTCTCTTCTCCTGTTATTTCAAGATCTATCTGTTTATTAAGCTCTCTACTTAAATCTCTAATCATTCTAGGAAATTTATTAAATACCTTAGCCACAGGAAGCATTCTGGTTTTCATAACTGCAAGCTGGATATCGGTAGTAACTAAGCTTAAACCGGATACTACTTGATTTAGCTCTTCAAGGAATTTTTCACCCTCGTACCTCTCTTCGACATCGTCATAAATTTTTATAAGCCTATTCTTACCAAGGACGAGTTCACCTATTAGATTCATAAGGTGATCTAGTCTTTTTACCTCTACGCGGATTGTCTGCTCGGCATCAGATCCGCTAGATGCTGCCGGAACCTTCTTATCCTTGTCGGCTTCATTTGCCTTAGAAGCGGGTGCTGGTTTAGGCGATGCTGGCTCAGGAGCTGGCTGCTTGTTGGCAGGAGTAGATGCTGCTGCGGATGCTGCCTTTTGACTACGTCTAGCATGATCTTCAGCCTTTCTTACCTTTAACAATCTCTCTATTTCAGCCTCAACCTCATCATCTGTTAAATTTGATAAATTTTCATCGCTTATTTCAGGTTCAGGTTCAACTTCTGGCTCTGGCTCTGGTTTTGTCTCAGGAACTTTTTGTGCAGGCTTTTGCTCAGCCGCAGGAGCCGCTTCTCCCTCTGAAATAGCTGTAAGTCTTGCACAAATATCAGAAATTTCTATACCTACATCAGTATCGTTACCATTGTCCCTTATGCCATGTAAAAGCTCCTTCATCATGTCTATAGATTCTAAAACTACGTCCATGATATCTGGGGTTATTTTTAACTCATCTTTTCTAGCTTTATTTAAAACATCTTCCATATGATGAGTAAGTTTAGTCAAGATATCAAAATTTAGAAACGATGATGAACCCTTAACAGTATGCGCTACACGGAAAATTCTATTTAAAAGCTCCAAATCCTCAGGATTTGACTCAAGCTCAATAAGATCATGGTCAATCTGCTCAACAAGTTCGAAGGCCTCTACTAAAAAGTCTTCAAGTATCTCTTTCATATCATCCATCTTATACCCCTATTTAGCAGATTTGTGTACTTCGACTACGCGAAGCACCTCATTATAAAGCAAAGTGGCATCAAATTTAGTTAGGTATGCTGCACCGCCGGCCTCTTTACTTTGAGCCTCACTATACATATTATTTAATGAAGAGTTGAATATTATCGGAATACTAGAGTATCTACTATCATCTTTTAAAGTAGCTGCAAAGCGGTATCCGTCCATCTGAGGCATCTCAATATCGCTTAAAATTACTCTTAAATAATCATGCAACTTATCCCCATACATATCATATAGATCTTGCATCTTAGCAAGTCCTTCCACTCCGTCTTTTGCCTCAACCACTTTTAAACCCATCTTTTCAAGAGTATCTTTTACAAGTTTTCTTGCGGTAGAGCTATCGTCAAGCACTAAAGCCAGTCCGGTTAAAGCTTTGGTCTTATCTATCTCAACCTCTATCTTAGGGCTATAAATTCCAAGCTCTTCAACTATGCTTTCAAGATCAAGTATCAGTAATACTTCATCGTTTTCTATACGAGTAACGCCTGTGATTTTACCTTTATCCAGAGCGCCTGAATTTGCGGAAAAACTCGTAGCCTCTATATCAGACCAGCTTATACGTCTGATTCTTTTAGCCTCATGAACTATAAAACCTATTAAAATTTCACTAAATTCTGATATTATCACTCGAGGCTTTATAGCTACTCCGGTAGGCTCTTTTATCTGCATCCATTTGGCCAAATTTATAACAGGTATAACAACTCCGCGCAGATCAAAAATTCCCTCTATATATTCAGGAACACCGGGTAATTCGGTCAAATTAGGCATCTTAATGATTTCACGCACTTTAGCAACATTTACTCCGTATATACCCTCATATACTTTGTCTCCCGTCTGCTTAAAGATGCGAAAATCAACAAGTTCCATTTCGTTTGAACCGGTTTTTAAAACTTTATCATCAAACATTTTGGCCCCTTGTATTGGCAAACTTAATATTTTTGTCATATTCTACTACAAAATAACTTTGATCGTATGCAAAACAAGGAATATTTATATACTCATAATTTTCAAATTTTATAATCTCTCCTTGATGAAAGTGTCCCTCAATGACGAATTTAGCGTCAAAATTTACTAAGTGTCTAGCTATAATCTCTCTAAAATTTAAAATTTTATAGCTTAAATTTTTATCTCTAAGTTTTGTAAAAATCGCTTTTGAAATTTTAAAATTTAAAATATTATCAATGAAGTTAATAGATTTTAAAAATAGCTTTAGCCTTAAAAATCTCAAAGCATATTTATCAACAAAAGGCAAAAATATATCTCCATGCGCTATCTGAACGCTCTCTTGATTTTGAGTTAAGAAATTTGCAGGCTGTTTTTCAATAGGATAGACATTGATATTTTTGAAAATTTTACTAAGATTAAAGTCGTGATTTCCTTCAAAATAATGAATCTCCATCCTTTCTCCAAGCTCGTCAAGAAGTTTTATATATTCACTCGCAAATTCAAGCGAATAGTCGCAAAAATCGGATAAGAAATCAAACATATCGCCCATTATAAAAAGTTGCGAGGTCTTTATCTCGCCCTCTTTTAGGGATTTTAAAAATTTTAAAAAATGGCGACGATTTTCATTTTCGTGAGCATCGGCAATAAAAATCGCTCCGTTTTTTATAATAGTTTGACTCATTTTAAGGCATTACGGTTAAAGTTGGTAAAGCCAAGCTCTCTTCAAATCCACTCATCAAATTCGCATTAGCTAAGGCTTGCGAGCTAGCTCCTCTTAAAAGATTATCAATGGCTGAATTTATAAAAATTTTATCTTCGCTTATATAGGCTGTGATATCGCAAAAGTGCGTTCCCGCAACGTCTTTTATATTTGAAGGCTTATCAATGATACGAATAAATTTCTCATTTTTATAAAATTTACGCAAAATTTCCAAGGGCTCTATCTGGCTATTTAGTTTAGCATATACGCTTACTAGCATTCCACGGGTTATAGGAAGCAGGTGAGGCACAAAGAGAGTTGGGATTTGAGTGCCGGCAAGAAGAGAAATTTGCTCTTTTATCTCGTCACTATGGCGGTGTTTTATAGGATTATAAGCGTTTGCATTTTCATTTACGCTTACAAAATGAGTTGTTGTACTTGCTTTTTTGCCAGCACCGCTGACACCGCTTTTTGCATCGATTATAACACCAAAATCTCTATCGATATATGGCAAAAACGCAGCTATATCTAAAATAGAGGCAGTAGGATAACAACCAGGATTTGCTATTAAATTTGCCGATTTTATCCTATCTCTATTTAGCTCTACCAGTCCATAAACGGCATTTGCCAAATTTTTTGGATCCAGATGTTCGCAGTAATTTTTCTCATAAAGGGCTTGACTTAGCCTATAATCAGCAGAAAAATCCACAACCTTTACACCTAAGCTTAAAAGCTCTTTGGCATACTTCATCGCCTCTTGATGGGGAAGAGCCAAAAATACAAGTTCACACTTTTTAGCAGCTTCTTTAGCGTCCGCTACTTTTACGTCAAACTCGAAAACACTCTTTAAAGATGGGAAAATCTCTTCTATTCTACTCTCAGAGCTTGCAGCTAGGTAGTTAATCTTAAATTTAGGATGATTTAAAAGCAGTTTTATTAGCTCAAATCCAGTATATCCGCTAACCCCTATTATTCCTACATTCATAATTAGTCTCCAAATTTAATAGGCCTATAATCTACCGAAACTATCTCCACGTCGCTTCTACCGTTTGGTAAATTTAAAGTCACTTCATCGCCTTCAAATTTACCTATTAGCTGCTTGGCAAGAGGCGAATTTATCGATATTAGACCGCGTTCTAAATTACTTTCAGGAGTGCCGACTAGGGTATATGTTCTTTCCATCTCGGTTTCAACGTCCATAATTACAACCGTAGAGCCGAATTTAACCTTTTCGTGCTCATATTCGGTCGGATCGATAACTTTTGCACGGCTTACTATATCGCTAAGCTCAGCTATTCTACTCTCGATAAAGGCCTGCTTCTCACGTGCCGCATGATACTCGGCATTCTCCTTAAGATCGCCGTGACTCCTTGCTAT
This Campylobacter sp. RM16192 DNA region includes the following protein-coding sequences:
- a CDS encoding HAD-IIA family hydrolase gives rise to the protein MIFIDVQGTLISDSDKSLINGAKELIDFLNFKKIPYVVITNNTKFSSLDFLKELRDKGLDIKDKAYIDPFYVLKDILPTCQVVAFGSDKFKKVLQNLGYELEFSNLAKAVLVASGDDFKFDEFSNMIEILQSGAKLIAMSETSIYKKNSKSYPGVGAIAKMLNYATGQEYKVVGKPSKEFYRAALRLLNSQGFNANFKDVLIISDDAKGDLVGAKELGMRTALVLSGKVDSALKAGVEPKFIDKIYKDVSLFLKELDAEYK
- the lysA gene encoding diaminopimelate decarboxylase, which translates into the protein MNFENLAQVYGTPLYVYDFNHIASRYETLKKAFHARKSLVCYAVKANSNLSILKLLASLGAGFDCVSIGEVRRALTAGAKRYQIILSGVGKRDDELKFVLENEILMINLESEAEMYRLEKIAQDLGKIARISIRVNPDIDAKTHPYISTGLNENKFGVDITTAKKMYLHAKNSPFLEPIGIHSHIGSQLTDITPIIEASRVVSNLLRELKAIEIDIKFFDVGGGVGIVYDGEEEPNLYDYAQGILSTLSGLDVTIVCEPGRFIVGNCGYFLTRVLYEKFNKQKRFVVVDGAMNDLIRPSLYGAYHKISIVGKEGSESECDVVGPICESGDFLAKNINLPPCDSDDLLVIRSAGAYGFTMSSNYNSRPRAAEVGIKDGKDFLIRKRESFEDLIALEKDLI
- a CDS encoding LptF/LptG family permease translates to MNLYAKYVGWNYFKSFLIIFFSLVLFYTGIDILTNLKDMPSSANLKLLYFTLTSMAAIGYVLPLSLIFALIITKFNMIRSNELVSFYALGVSKNALIKPPFFISIFITLIYIGLNFTPFAYSYEFQRNLIKTSQISGISSDIFLKFGGKFVYIDELNPVSANIRDVRIFDVMDGKLLSATFSSEAKFNENKWTLKDANVTTMPKVIELGKDGLDIKHHENLIALDGFKPKTIESAYQSNSSLSIPDAFDFITAFEKEGVGLNSAKTTLYSLLFSPFFAPITVLIIYYFLPVTGRFFNLALTSFVFIIVTLCSWGTFFVLMKFAHNSIILPEIGVILPLFCLSGFALYLYFRNR
- the pth gene encoding aminoacyl-tRNA hydrolase, giving the protein MNLIVGLGNPGPQYEKTRHNIGFMLIDLLKNEKFTDVTSSKFQGELFKFSNLLLLKPQTFMNLSGNSVKAVNDFYKPERIIVIHDDLDLKLGVVKFKIGGSSGGHNGIKSIDSLIGSDYERVRVGIGRSQNSSVTGHVLGDFSQDESECLKKVLNYTKEAVTELIKSDINTISQKYSSKKGICA
- a CDS encoding 50S ribosomal protein L25/general stress protein Ctc, with product MLEGIVRESIGKKAAKALRRDGYLIANIYGKGLENIEAAFKVNEFIKEARKKENLAFDVKVGDKTLKVVIVEYQKDPITNALKHVDLKVALPGVISKYMIPVKPFGTPIGLKNKGVLVQSKKRLAVKCAAENLPNAFDLDVSKLDVEDTILVRDISVPAGVTMVDAGHVAVVGVVKAK
- a CDS encoding type IV pilus twitching motility protein PilT is translated as MENLQQQSELDFGYLQRKKLDAYLSELVSKGGSDLHIRANGVIRGRYNGEIQKMSDDILSYEDAMALTKEILRTNFDNLVVKKSVDFTYKLNEDYRFRANAFFQIDGVSMVFRTIPTKIPNMQDLFLPPVLEKLCNNVNRGFILVTGPTGSGKTTTLSSMINYINKNKNRHIITIEDPIEFIFSEEKSIINQRGIGQDVHNFSDALRAALREDPDVILVGEMRDLETIRTAMAAAETGHLVLATLHTLDAKETVGRVINMFPKEEQNRIKMTFSSVVEAIICQRFVRTVDDKRRVAVEVLVKNTRIKDMILDGREDEIYDAIEQSRNTYGMQTFEQHLLELYNEGIIDKHEALEKSSRRSDLELRIKNADLAKRKMLLENSDNETRDNEGIIALKEI
- a CDS encoding transaldolase; its protein translation is MFNNDVKFSLWCDFIERDFLDNEFIKLINSNTINGATSNPAIFKSAFLTSPAYKSTIKENERRHEKQIYEILAVQDIKIAADRLIKNYADDDDGFVSIEVDPNLCNDTQGTIEEGVRLFNTVMMPNVMIKIPATNAGFDAMSALMARGIPVNATLIFSPDQAIKCLDAFESGAKEYQKKFPNTKTPKGVISIFVSRFDRLLDGVMREKSLPTGQIGIMNATKIYTIIQNRKLDNVRALFASTGVKGDDLRKDYYIRELMYENSINTAPLDTIKAFLEQKSEPKKAVSEDSIEKFFEVVSRAGIDMNRVYKELLSDGLKQFLQAYDDIMKALKQE
- the serB gene encoding phosphoserine phosphatase SerB, translating into MIKLCVFDFDSTLMDGETIDFLAQACKVGDEVSKITRMAMAGELDFFESLTRRVAYLKGLELSIVDEICEKLPLMNGAFDLIDHLKSKGVKVVVFSGGFHSGTDRAQKKLKFDASFANILHHKDGRLTGLVGGEMMFGFSKGIMMQSLQSLLGISKEETMSVGDGANDLSMFEHSNIKIAFCAKEILRAKATHCVDTKDLREIIKIV
- a CDS encoding chemotaxis protein CheW; the encoded protein is MNDKLNQVLKRQKKQMADPAEKDRDEVIQLVGFIVGEEEYAIPILNIKEIIKPIEYTRVPSVPDYVLGVFNLRGSVIPLIDLRKKFALGSVKPGPSTRYIVMKDEENVAGFVIDRLTEAIRIKRNRIDPPPETLIKDKGMIYGIGKRDQNILTILKVEALLKRDF